The Puntigrus tetrazona isolate hp1 chromosome 23, ASM1883169v1, whole genome shotgun sequence genome has a segment encoding these proteins:
- the si:zfos-905g2.1 gene encoding uncharacterized protein si:zfos-905g2.1 isoform X1, producing MKVKLRAAADSRPQSVSDSDEEDTHSLGDEQFIVVKLEEEDPETEMDLSIFAPVESSECEEDEEEDEDDELTDSSSVSTWRRKNTRERVITPENHEDPAPLEKQSFTRSLKGRRKSRETFLSEQRLDCSAANKEVNVGLPSENRSVYQAAPLSDSARGPVQMSGLDTAISPVAAMEPPVFPNAPVQSASVVGEDQQNVLLEVLNHCRFLHAAVQRLEQKIDRQMSNELLYERSSASQKNAPKRRVSLRVEERQLSWSLAQRLGPPVQRNTRWIPPWKRGLDRTDLQRAEDCVQPGNPPGGGRGRGRGRGRRGRLAGSQRQSAGGALMHPKTLDPAPSTPKPGGDELCNAPTDDPQPSQVVKKASKRQQKRKQALAQVDREKVEVEATLQAQADNRVMIGSPLRKVWIPQSVYKEVFKEVEPQKAVGPVLHALFPISTLSCSAITGNPAKGIQQLDPNKIEALREFLAEMYPQFDIGVRAVTWAQCLGVINNITKDLKKRAEKTSHLPTEVGYTRNDCSYS from the exons ATGAAGGTTAAACTTCGCGCTGCCGCGGATTCGCGGCCTCAAAGTGTGTCCGACAGCGATGAGGAGGACACACACAGCCTCGGCGACGAGCAGTTTATCGTTGTCAAGCTTGAAGAGGAAGATCCAGAAACCGAGATGGACCTGAGCATATTCGCTCCTGTCGAGTCCTCGGAgtgtgaggaggatgaggaagaagatgaagatgatgaactTACAGACTCATCCAGCGTCTCCACCTGGAGAAGGAAAAACACCAGAGAGCGAG TGATCACTCCAGAAAACCATGAGGATCCAGCTCCCCTTGAGAAACAGTCCTTCACAAGGAGTTTAAAAGGACGGCGAAAGAGCCGAGAGACGTTTCTCTCTGAGCAAAGACTGGACTGTAGTGCAGCAAACAAG GAGGTGAATGTCGGACTCCCGTCTGAGAACCGCTCCGTTTACCAAGCTGCGCCTCTGTCTGATTCAGCCCGAGGTCCTGTACAGATGTCTGGACTAGACACGGCAATCAGCCCTGTAGCTGCCATGGAGCCTCCTGTATTCCCAAATGCACCAGTCCAG AGCGCTTCCGTCGTCGGGGAGGATCAGCAGAATGTACTGCTCGAGGTCCTGAACCATTGTAGG TTCCTGCATGCAGCAGTGCAGAGGCTCGAACAGAAGATTGACAGACAGATGTCAAACGAG CTGTTATACGAAAGAAGCTCAGCGAGCCAGAAGAACGCTCCAAAG AGGCGGGTGTCTCTGCGTGTTGAAGAAAGGCAGCTGTCCTGGTCTTTGGCTCAGAGACTTGGTCCACCGGTCCAGAGAAACACGCGCTGGATCCCTCCCTGGAAACGAGGGCTGGACAGGACGGATCTCCAGCGAGCAGAAGACTGCGTTCAGCCGGGTAACCCTCCCGGCGGCGGACGAGGccgaggaagaggaagaggacgCCGGGGGCGCCTTGCCGGGTCCCAGCGTCAGTCAGCCGGGGGCGCCCTTATGCATCCCAAGACTCTTGATCCTGCTCCTTCCACGCCAAAACCCGGTGGGGATGAGCTCTGCAACGCTCCCACAGATGACCCACAGCCGTCCCAGGTAGTGAAGAAAGCCTCAAAGCGTCAGCAGAAGAGAAAGCAAGCCTTGGCTCAGGTGGACAGGGAGAAAGTTGAAGTTGAGGCCACACTTCAGGCTCAGGCTGACAACAGAG TCATGATCGGAAGCCCCTTGAGGAAAGTGTGGATCCCGCAGTCTGTGTACAAGGAGGTGTTTAAGGAGGTGGAGCCCCAGAAGGCTGTGGGGCCTGTTCTTCACGCTCTCTTCCCCATCTCCACACTGTCCTGCAGTGCCATCACAGGAAACCCTGCCAAAGGCATCCAGCAACTCGACCCCAACAAAATAGAAGCCCTTCGAG AGTTTCTTGCTGAGATGTACCCACAGTTTGACATCGGCGTGAGGGCCGTGACGTGGGCACAGTGTTTAGGAGTGATTAACAACATCACCAAAGACCTCAAGAAACGAGCTGAAAAAACCTCACATCTGCCAACGGAG GTGGGCTACACAAGAAATGATTGTTCATACTCTTGA
- the si:zfos-905g2.1 gene encoding uncharacterized protein si:zfos-905g2.1 isoform X2: MKVKLRAAADSRPQSVSDSDEEDTHSLGDEQFIVVKLEEEDPETEMDLSIFAPVESSECEEDEEEDEDDELTDSSSVSTWRRKNTRERVITPENHEDPAPLEKQSFTRSLKGRRKSRETFLSEQRLDCSAANKEVNVGLPSENRSVYQAAPLSDSARGPVQMSGLDTAISPVAAMEPPVFPNAPVQSASVVGEDQQNVLLEVLNHCRFLHAAVQRLEQKIDRQMSNERRVSLRVEERQLSWSLAQRLGPPVQRNTRWIPPWKRGLDRTDLQRAEDCVQPGNPPGGGRGRGRGRGRRGRLAGSQRQSAGGALMHPKTLDPAPSTPKPGGDELCNAPTDDPQPSQVVKKASKRQQKRKQALAQVDREKVEVEATLQAQADNRVMIGSPLRKVWIPQSVYKEVFKEVEPQKAVGPVLHALFPISTLSCSAITGNPAKGIQQLDPNKIEALREFLAEMYPQFDIGVRAVTWAQCLGVINNITKDLKKRAEKTSHLPTEVGYTRNDCSYS; encoded by the exons ATGAAGGTTAAACTTCGCGCTGCCGCGGATTCGCGGCCTCAAAGTGTGTCCGACAGCGATGAGGAGGACACACACAGCCTCGGCGACGAGCAGTTTATCGTTGTCAAGCTTGAAGAGGAAGATCCAGAAACCGAGATGGACCTGAGCATATTCGCTCCTGTCGAGTCCTCGGAgtgtgaggaggatgaggaagaagatgaagatgatgaactTACAGACTCATCCAGCGTCTCCACCTGGAGAAGGAAAAACACCAGAGAGCGAG TGATCACTCCAGAAAACCATGAGGATCCAGCTCCCCTTGAGAAACAGTCCTTCACAAGGAGTTTAAAAGGACGGCGAAAGAGCCGAGAGACGTTTCTCTCTGAGCAAAGACTGGACTGTAGTGCAGCAAACAAG GAGGTGAATGTCGGACTCCCGTCTGAGAACCGCTCCGTTTACCAAGCTGCGCCTCTGTCTGATTCAGCCCGAGGTCCTGTACAGATGTCTGGACTAGACACGGCAATCAGCCCTGTAGCTGCCATGGAGCCTCCTGTATTCCCAAATGCACCAGTCCAG AGCGCTTCCGTCGTCGGGGAGGATCAGCAGAATGTACTGCTCGAGGTCCTGAACCATTGTAGG TTCCTGCATGCAGCAGTGCAGAGGCTCGAACAGAAGATTGACAGACAGATGTCAAACGAG AGGCGGGTGTCTCTGCGTGTTGAAGAAAGGCAGCTGTCCTGGTCTTTGGCTCAGAGACTTGGTCCACCGGTCCAGAGAAACACGCGCTGGATCCCTCCCTGGAAACGAGGGCTGGACAGGACGGATCTCCAGCGAGCAGAAGACTGCGTTCAGCCGGGTAACCCTCCCGGCGGCGGACGAGGccgaggaagaggaagaggacgCCGGGGGCGCCTTGCCGGGTCCCAGCGTCAGTCAGCCGGGGGCGCCCTTATGCATCCCAAGACTCTTGATCCTGCTCCTTCCACGCCAAAACCCGGTGGGGATGAGCTCTGCAACGCTCCCACAGATGACCCACAGCCGTCCCAGGTAGTGAAGAAAGCCTCAAAGCGTCAGCAGAAGAGAAAGCAAGCCTTGGCTCAGGTGGACAGGGAGAAAGTTGAAGTTGAGGCCACACTTCAGGCTCAGGCTGACAACAGAG TCATGATCGGAAGCCCCTTGAGGAAAGTGTGGATCCCGCAGTCTGTGTACAAGGAGGTGTTTAAGGAGGTGGAGCCCCAGAAGGCTGTGGGGCCTGTTCTTCACGCTCTCTTCCCCATCTCCACACTGTCCTGCAGTGCCATCACAGGAAACCCTGCCAAAGGCATCCAGCAACTCGACCCCAACAAAATAGAAGCCCTTCGAG AGTTTCTTGCTGAGATGTACCCACAGTTTGACATCGGCGTGAGGGCCGTGACGTGGGCACAGTGTTTAGGAGTGATTAACAACATCACCAAAGACCTCAAGAAACGAGCTGAAAAAACCTCACATCTGCCAACGGAG GTGGGCTACACAAGAAATGATTGTTCATACTCTTGA